The Thiomicrorhabdus lithotrophica DNA segment TCTGTTTCCACAATTTGCGGATAGTAAGACATAAATTTAAAGTCAACGGCTAAAAACTTTGCTTTACCTTCGCCGCGAAAGTTAACCACTACCTTTTCCATGCTGAAGTATTTAGGTACACGTGCTTCTGGTGCTTCAAACTGTTTGTATTTTGATGAGTAATTTAAGTTTTCTGTTTCATTAGACGCATTTACCGCAGTGAAAGGTAAGCAGACTAGTGTAGTGATTAGTAATGGCTTTAAAAGGTTCTTAAATAGAATAAAGTTAATGGGTTTGAGGTTCATTGGGGCTCTCTTAACGTAATTTTGAATTATGGCCGTAATGCCAATAAATGTATGGCTTTATTTTGCCCTATTATAAGTTTTTTTAGAAGGTTTAAGTTAGTGGAATGAATTGTATTTGTATATGAGTTGATATTAGCTTTTAAAGAGTGACGTTTTAGGCAAAAAAAACCCCGCGGAAGCGGGGTTTAAACTAAGTCAATGAGGAGACTGTGTTTTTTAGAGAAACACTATTTAGTTTGTTTTTTTAGAGTTGAATTTATTTTGTAAATTCAGGGTAAGCTTCCATTCCACATTCAGATTGGTCAACACCTTCGTACTCTTCTTCTTCTGTTACGCGGATTCCCATCACAGCTTTGATGATTCCCCAAACGATTAAGCTTGTTCCGAATACCCATGCAAAGATTACACCGATACCTGTTAACTGAGCTACGATTGAAGCATCAGGGTTTGTGAAAGTCACTGCGATTAGACCAAAGATACCTACAACACCGTGAACCGAGATAGCACCTACTGGATCATCAATTTTAAACTTAGAGTCGATAGCAAGGATAGCTAATACTACGATGATACCACCTACAAGACCGATTAAAGTTGCTTCTAGAGCTGAAGGAGTTAGAGGTTCAGCAGTAATTGCTACAAGACCAGCTAGAGCACCGTTAAGCATCATTGTTAAGTCCGCTTTACCAAACTTGATTTTAGACATAACAAGCGCACCGATAACACCACCAGCAGCTGCCATTAACGTGTTAACAAAAATCATTGCAACTGCGTTTGCTTCTTCAACGTTTGAGATTTTAAGCTCAGAACCACCGTTGAAACCAAACCAACCTAACCATAGGATAAATGTACCTAAAGTAGCTAGAGGAAGGTTAGCACCAGGAATCGCTTTAGATTCACCGTTAGAACCGTATTTACCTTTACGTGCACCTAGTAGTAAT contains these protein-coding regions:
- a CDS encoding flagellar basal body-associated FliL family protein — its product is MNLKPINFILFKNLLKPLLITTLVCLPFTAVNASNETENLNYSSKYKQFEAPEARVPKYFSMEKVVVNFRGEGKAKFLAVDFKFMSYYPQIVETEMEHLRPILKNDIDRLLRNQTYSKLKTPNGPDELRTEVLKVAKDILEKHRLHPDLLENVYFDRFVMQ
- a CDS encoding ammonium transporter, whose product is MEQILEVSYALDTFYFLMSGALVMWMAAGFAMLEAGMVRTKNTTEILAKNVGLFAIACIMYMLVGYNIMYPGEAVNSFFPGISFLIGGDNATADVLASGGEIYYSGMSDFFFQVVFVATAMSVVSGAVAERMKLMSFFVFAIVFTAFIYPMQGFWKWGGGFLDGLGFLDFAGSGVVHMAGASAALAGVLLLGARKGKYGSNGESKAIPGANLPLATLGTFILWLGWFGFNGGSELKISNVEEANAVAMIFVNTLMAAAGGVIGALVMSKIKFGKADLTMMLNGALAGLVAITAEPLTPSALEATLIGLVGGIIVVLAILAIDSKFKIDDPVGAISVHGVVGIFGLIAVTFTNPDASIVAQLTGIGVIFAWVFGTSLIVWGIIKAVMGIRVTEEEEYEGVDQSECGMEAYPEFTK